One stretch of Cydia pomonella isolate Wapato2018A chromosome 24, ilCydPomo1, whole genome shotgun sequence DNA includes these proteins:
- the LOC133530937 gene encoding oxidoreductase UcpA-like encodes MDFTGKVVIVTGASSGIGAASAKLFAAHNALLSIVGRNEERLLTTAKACEEAKGNKPLCILLDLTEPGSCEKLVKKTVDTFGKINVLVNCAGKLCCTSLFDNSMEIFDDLIALNLRVPYNLTQQCLPHLLKTKGNIVNVFSAPMRVRPGFLPANMIRDALERFTKSSALELAAEGVRMNAVRPGYTRTNFLKNLNVDDEIMDDTYELIAEVLPTRKVIEPEEIARMVVFTASDTLPNLNSAQMIVDGSASQF; translated from the coding sequence ATGGATTTTACCGGAAAAGTTGTCATTGTTACTGGCGCCAGTTCTGGGATTGGTGCTGCCTCCGCTAAACTCTTCGCTGCTCACAACGCTCTTCTATCCATCGTTGGAAGAAACGAGGAAAGACTACTTACAACGGCCAAGGCCTGCGAAGAAGCTAAAGGGAATAAACCTTTATGCATACTCTTGGATCTAACCGAACCTGGTAGCTGtgaaaaattagtaaaaaagaCTGTGGATACGTTTGGAAAGATAAACGTGTTAGTCAACTGCGCTGGAAAGTTATGCTGTACATCGCTCTTTGATAACTCCATGGAAATTTTCGATGACCTAATCGCGCTTAATCTTCGAGTGCCATACAATTTGACTCAGCAATGTTTACCGCATCTACTCAAAACGAAGGGTAACATTGTGAACGTGTTCAGTGCGCCTATGCGAGTGCGACCTGGCTTCCTACCAGCTAATATGATTAGAGATGCCTTAGAAAGATTCACGAAGTCAAGTGCTTTGGAACTAGCAGCAGAAGGAGTGAGAATGAACGCTGTAAGACCAGGCTATACAAGAACGAATTTTCTGAAGAATTTGAACGTGGATGATGAAATCATGGATGATACTTACGAGCTGATAGCTGAAGTTTTGCCCACCAGGAAGGTTATAGAGCCGGAGGAGATCGCTAGGATGGTGGTTTTTACCGCCAGTGACACGTTGCCTAATTTGAACTCTGCGCAGATGATAGTAGATGGTTCCGCTTcgcagttttaa
- the LOC133530938 gene encoding oxidoreductase UcpA-like: MDFTGKVVIVTGASSGIGAVTAKMFAAHGATLTLVGRDETRLQAVAKACEEAKGIKPLPVQLDLTAVNSCIVVAQKTVEVFGRIDILINCAGKIGLTSLFDANMVTFDDLFAINLRVPYELTQKCLPYIVKTKGHIVNVFSAPIRARPGFVTASMIAEALERFTKVSAVELAPEGVKMNAVRPGVTRTNILKNINIDDDEVNDMYEALAGMVPSRQIIEPDEVAKMVLLAASDMFPNLNAANLVVDGGASVA; encoded by the coding sequence atggaTTTTACGGGAAAAGTCGTTATAGTGACAGGAGCTAGCTCCGGTATTGGAGCAGTCACTGCAAAAATGTTTGCCGCTCATGGAGCTACTCTCACATTAGTGGGCAGAGATGAAACAAGACTCCAAGCCGTGGCCAAAGCTTGTGAAGAAGCCAAAGGAATCAAACCGCTACCAGTACAATTAGACTTAACTGCAGTCAACAGTTGCATTGTAGTCGCTCAGAAAACTGTGGAAGTCTTCGGCCGAATAGATATACTCATCAACTGTGCTGGAAAGATTGGATTAACCTCGCTATTTGACGCAAACATGGTAACTTTTGACGACCTGTTCGCAATCAATCTCCGTGTACCGTACGAGTTGACTCAAAAGTGTTTACCTTATATAGTGAAAACTAAAGGCCATATAGTGAATGTGTTCTCAGCTCCTATCCGGGCACGACCAGGTTTTGTGACAGCCAGCATGATCGCCGAAGCGTTAGAAAGATTTACAAAGGTCAGCGCAGTAGAATTAGCACCGGAAGGAGTTAAAATGAATGCAGTAAGACCGGGTGTGACTAGAACGAATATATTGAAAAACATTAATATAGATGATGATGAAGTAAATGATATGTACGAGGCTTTAGCCGGGATGGTTCCAAGCAGACAAATTATAGAACCAGATGAAGTGGCTAAAATGGTTTTGCTAGCTGCTAGTGATATGTTCCCTAATTTAAATGCAGCTAATCTTGTGGTAGATGGAGGTGCATCTGTGGCGTAA